In a single window of the Halobaculum lipolyticum genome:
- the argS gene encoding arginine--tRNA ligase: MFRQFRSAVAAALTDALADLGYPTDDLGIEDPPDGVEATLASSVAFRLAGEAGAPPPQVADEVAEAVDVDATAYLAAVATNGPYVNFVVDDAYLADTLDAARDPEYGRLPDRGESVVVEHTSANPTGPVHVGRARNPIVGDAVANAIDYAGYDVDRHYYVNDAGRQMAVFTWAYETFDESDLPDPERDKPDYDLVRYYREGNAFLEDGDEAAVEQAEAEIQSIMQGLETGDEETYERVSEVVDTVLSGMRETLARLPAEFDEFVKETRFIRDGAADDVVDRLRDLDESVYEEDAWQLDLSAFGIEKLLVFLRSDGTTLYTTRDLAHHEWKFDNYDRAVTVIGEDHKLAFDQLRYALELLGHDTEQLDQLFYSWVNLPGGEGMSTRAGTGIDLDDLLDEAIDRAREEVESRMDDRIRDDDLSEDDVERIARQVGIGAVRYDIVSKQPAKSITFEWDRALDFEAQSAPYVQYVHARCCGIVAEAGDEGLAPDAAVDPATLSTPEERALLHVIAQFPAVVEEAAEDLEPHRVATYTREFAETFNAFYRECPVLTADDEATREARLALVAAARHTIANALDVLGVEAPESM, encoded by the coding sequence ATGTTCAGACAGTTCCGGTCGGCCGTCGCGGCGGCGCTGACGGACGCGCTCGCCGACCTCGGCTACCCGACCGACGACCTCGGTATCGAGGACCCTCCCGACGGCGTCGAGGCGACGCTCGCCTCCAGCGTCGCGTTCCGCCTCGCCGGCGAGGCGGGCGCGCCCCCGCCGCAGGTCGCCGACGAGGTCGCCGAGGCGGTCGACGTCGACGCGACGGCGTACCTCGCTGCCGTCGCCACCAACGGCCCGTACGTGAACTTCGTCGTCGACGACGCGTACCTCGCGGACACGCTCGACGCCGCCCGCGACCCCGAGTACGGGCGGCTCCCCGACCGCGGCGAGTCCGTCGTGGTCGAGCACACCTCCGCGAACCCGACCGGGCCGGTCCACGTCGGCCGGGCGCGCAACCCCATCGTCGGCGACGCCGTCGCCAACGCCATCGACTACGCCGGCTACGACGTCGACCGCCACTACTACGTCAACGACGCCGGCCGCCAGATGGCCGTGTTCACGTGGGCCTACGAGACGTTCGACGAGAGCGACCTCCCCGACCCCGAGCGCGACAAGCCCGACTACGACCTCGTGCGCTACTACCGGGAGGGGAACGCGTTCCTCGAAGACGGCGACGAAGCCGCGGTCGAGCAAGCGGAAGCCGAGATCCAGTCGATCATGCAGGGGCTGGAGACGGGCGACGAGGAGACGTACGAGCGCGTGAGCGAGGTCGTCGACACGGTGTTGTCGGGGATGCGCGAGACGCTCGCGCGCCTGCCCGCCGAGTTCGACGAGTTCGTCAAGGAGACGCGCTTCATCCGGGACGGCGCCGCCGACGACGTGGTCGACCGCCTCCGCGACCTCGACGAGTCGGTGTACGAGGAGGACGCGTGGCAGTTGGACCTCTCGGCGTTCGGGATCGAGAAGCTGCTCGTGTTCCTGCGGTCGGACGGGACGACGCTGTACACCACCCGCGACCTCGCACACCACGAGTGGAAGTTCGACAACTACGACCGCGCGGTCACCGTCATCGGCGAGGACCACAAACTCGCGTTCGACCAACTGCGCTACGCACTGGAACTGCTGGGCCACGACACCGAGCAACTGGACCAGTTGTTCTACTCGTGGGTGAACCTCCCCGGCGGCGAGGGGATGAGCACCCGCGCGGGCACCGGCATCGACCTCGACGACCTGCTCGACGAGGCGATCGACCGCGCCCGCGAGGAGGTGGAGTCGCGGATGGACGACCGCATCCGCGACGACGACCTGAGCGAGGACGACGTCGAGCGGATCGCCCGCCAGGTCGGCATCGGCGCCGTCCGCTACGACATCGTCAGCAAACAGCCCGCGAAGTCGATCACCTTCGAGTGGGACCGCGCGCTCGACTTCGAGGCGCAGTCGGCGCCGTACGTCCAGTACGTCCACGCCCGCTGTTGCGGCATCGTCGCGGAGGCCGGCGACGAGGGGCTGGCTCCCGACGCCGCGGTCGATCCGGCGACGCTGTCGACGCCCGAGGAGCGCGCCCTGCTGCACGTGATCGCACAGTTCCCCGCGGTCGTCGAGGAGGCCGCCGAGGACCTGGAACCCCACCGCGTCGCCACCTACACCCGCGAGTTCGCCGAGACGTTCAACGCCTTCTACCGCGAGTGCCCCGTCCTCACCGCCGACGACGAGGCGACCCGCGAGGCCCGCCTCGCCCTCGTCGCCGCCGCCCGCCACACGATCGCCAACGCCCTCGACGTGCTGGGGGTCGAGGCGCCGGAGTCGATGTAG
- a CDS encoding MinD/ParA family ATP-binding protein: MPTIYAVASVKGGVGKTTTAANLAATLAAAGYDTVAVDADLGSASLGPSLGVEPGEATLHDVLAGDAEPAEALREGPHGLAVLPGGGTLEHFRKADPGEIGGVLEAITAADYVIVDTGAGLTHQTALPLSVADGVLLVSTPTRDGLANTRKTQDLTEKLGGTVVGLALNEADGDEDTGDIDVPVLGSIPDDPLVAEAQAAGSPLSAFAADSDAAAAYRSLASSLTGEPIRPAVTPDRGEAVPDDPEYAAAAGDADTEADAADVADGADTEADATDVADGGDGDTADDPDEPAAAVDPDEPAAAVDLPEVEADAADEVATADDEVATADDEVATADATSDERDAAAAADPETDDAVILDDGADADADGEDEAAAAARGTVLADDEYDEYRGEAPTVEDAESGESAEIGEDVIPFAQQSKERTEQAKREQTDDDDEPEESDDDGGFLGRLFR, translated from the coding sequence ATGCCGACGATCTACGCAGTCGCGAGCGTGAAAGGGGGGGTCGGGAAGACGACCACCGCCGCCAACCTCGCGGCGACGCTCGCGGCCGCGGGGTACGACACGGTCGCGGTGGACGCCGACTTGGGGTCGGCGAGCCTCGGTCCCTCGCTCGGGGTCGAACCGGGGGAGGCGACGCTCCACGACGTCCTCGCGGGCGACGCAGAGCCGGCCGAGGCGCTCCGCGAGGGTCCCCACGGGCTGGCGGTGCTCCCCGGCGGGGGGACGCTGGAACACTTCCGCAAGGCGGATCCGGGCGAGATCGGCGGCGTGTTGGAGGCGATCACCGCCGCCGACTACGTGATCGTCGACACCGGCGCCGGACTCACCCACCAGACCGCCCTGCCGCTGTCGGTCGCCGACGGGGTGCTGCTGGTGTCGACGCCGACGCGCGACGGGCTGGCGAACACCCGGAAGACGCAGGACCTCACCGAGAAGCTCGGCGGCACGGTCGTCGGGCTGGCGCTCAACGAGGCCGACGGCGACGAGGACACCGGCGACATCGACGTGCCCGTGTTGGGGTCGATCCCGGACGACCCCCTCGTCGCGGAGGCGCAGGCGGCCGGCAGCCCGCTCTCGGCGTTCGCGGCCGACAGCGACGCCGCCGCCGCCTACCGCTCGCTCGCGTCCTCGCTCACCGGCGAGCCGATCCGCCCGGCGGTCACGCCCGACCGGGGCGAGGCGGTCCCGGACGACCCGGAGTACGCCGCCGCCGCGGGGGACGCCGACACCGAAGCCGACGCGGCCGACGTGGCTGACGGCGCCGACACCGAAGCCGACGCGACCGACGTGGCTGACGGCGGCGACGGCGACACGGCGGACGACCCCGACGAACCGGCCGCGGCGGTCGACCCCGACGAACCGGCCGCGGCGGTCGACCTCCCCGAGGTCGAGGCAGACGCCGCCGACGAGGTGGCGACGGCGGACGACGAGGTGGCGACGGCGGACGACGAGGTGGCGACGGCGGACGCCACGAGCGACGAGCGCGACGCGGCGGCCGCGGCGGACCCGGAGACCGACGACGCGGTCATCCTCGACGACGGCGCCGACGCCGACGCCGACGGCGAGGACGAGGCGGCGGCTGCCGCCCGCGGCACCGTGCTGGCGGACGACGAGTACGACGAGTACCGCGGCGAGGCGCCGACCGTCGAGGACGCCGAGTCGGGCGAGTCCGCGGAGATCGGCGAGGACGTCATCCCCTTCGCCCAGCAGAGCAAAGAGCGCACCGAGCAGGCCAAACGCGAGCAGACCGACGACGACGACGAACCCGAGGAGTCGGACGACGACGGCGGGTTCCTCGGCCGGCTGTTCCGGTAA
- the prf1 gene encoding peptide chain release factor aRF-1 — MSSDAQEEQASEDRRKYEFRKVLDELDDFEGSGTQLVTIYIPDDKQISDVVAHVTQEHSEAANIKSKQTRTAVQDALTSIKDRLRYYDVYPPDNGIVIFSGAVNAGGGQTDMVTKVLESPPEPIQSFRYHCDSNFLTGPLEDMMTDKGLFGLIVLDRREANVGWLKGKRVEPVKSASSLVPGKQRKGGQSAQRFARLRLEAIDNFYQEVAGMADDLMVDKRHDIEGILVGGPSPTKDEFLDGDYLHHELQDLVLGKFDVAYTDESGLYDLVDAAGDVLADQEVIKDKRQMEEFFEKLHTGGQATYGFEQTRRNLIMGSVERLLLSEDLHDDVITYECPNGHEEREIVERRHSTPDHECEECGEVVDANDAGEREDVVEHLMNIADQRGTETKFISTDFEKGEQLMDAFGGVAGILRYSTGV, encoded by the coding sequence ATGAGTAGCGACGCCCAGGAGGAGCAGGCGAGCGAGGACCGACGGAAGTACGAGTTCCGGAAGGTCCTCGACGAGCTCGACGACTTCGAGGGCTCGGGAACCCAACTCGTCACGATCTACATCCCCGACGACAAGCAGATCTCCGACGTGGTCGCCCACGTCACCCAAGAGCACAGCGAGGCGGCCAACATCAAGTCCAAGCAGACCCGGACGGCGGTCCAGGACGCCCTCACCAGCATCAAGGACCGCCTCCGCTACTACGACGTCTACCCGCCGGACAACGGCATCGTCATCTTCTCGGGCGCGGTGAACGCCGGCGGCGGGCAGACGGACATGGTGACGAAGGTGCTGGAGTCGCCGCCGGAGCCGATCCAGTCGTTCCGCTACCACTGCGACTCGAACTTCCTCACCGGGCCGCTCGAGGACATGATGACCGACAAGGGCCTGTTCGGGCTCATCGTCCTCGACCGCCGCGAGGCGAACGTCGGCTGGCTCAAGGGCAAGCGCGTCGAGCCGGTGAAGTCCGCCTCCTCGCTCGTCCCCGGCAAGCAGCGGAAAGGCGGCCAGTCCGCACAGCGGTTCGCCCGCCTGCGGCTGGAGGCCATCGACAACTTCTACCAGGAGGTCGCGGGGATGGCCGACGACCTGATGGTCGACAAGCGCCACGACATCGAGGGGATCCTCGTGGGCGGCCCGTCGCCGACGAAAGACGAGTTCCTCGACGGCGACTACCTCCACCACGAACTGCAGGACCTCGTGCTCGGGAAGTTCGACGTGGCCTACACCGACGAGTCGGGACTGTACGACCTCGTCGACGCCGCCGGCGACGTGCTCGCCGACCAGGAGGTCATCAAGGACAAGCGCCAGATGGAGGAGTTCTTCGAGAAGCTCCACACCGGCGGACAGGCCACCTACGGCTTCGAGCAGACCCGCCGCAACCTCATCATGGGGTCGGTCGAGCGCCTCCTCCTGTCGGAGGACCTCCACGACGACGTCATCACCTACGAGTGTCCGAACGGCCACGAGGAACGCGAGATCGTCGAGCGCCGCCACTCCACGCCCGACCACGAGTGCGAGGAGTGCGGCGAGGTCGTCGACGCGAACGACGCCGGCGAGCGCGAGGACGTCGTCGAGCACCTCATGAACATCGCCGACCAGCGCGGCACCGAGACGAAGTTCATCTCCACCGACTTCGAGAAGGGCGAACAGCTCATGGACGCCTTCGGCGGCGTCGCCGGCATCCTCCGCTACTCCACGGGCGTGTAA
- a CDS encoding DMT family transporter produces the protein MDRDTLGTLLVLSSAAAFGTLGVLGEVAFREGLSVPSALALRFAVGTAVVWTALLVARARPGAGTSPPTFTLSPRETAVALALGAVGYAGVSYGFFVGVERMSAGLAAVILYTYPLFVVALASVFLDEQVGVRTVAAAGLSLAGVVLISWTGAAAFDPVGAAATLGAAGLYAAYIVVSRATLETTDERVLTAYVAPAAAASLAVVAVATDAVTVPTTAVGWGAVVALGVVATAFAVFAFFAGLTRVGAGRAGVLSTAEPTVAVALGAVFLSEPVTPAMLLGGVLVVGGVVLVQTTAE, from the coding sequence ATGGACCGCGACACGCTCGGCACGCTGTTGGTGCTGTCGTCGGCCGCGGCGTTCGGGACGCTCGGCGTCCTCGGCGAGGTCGCCTTCCGCGAGGGGCTGTCGGTGCCCTCGGCGCTCGCGCTGCGCTTCGCGGTCGGCACCGCCGTCGTGTGGACGGCACTCCTCGTCGCCCGCGCGCGGCCGGGGGCCGGGACCTCGCCGCCGACGTTCACGCTCTCGCCCCGCGAGACCGCCGTCGCGCTCGCGCTCGGCGCGGTGGGCTACGCGGGCGTCAGCTACGGCTTCTTCGTCGGCGTCGAGCGGATGAGCGCCGGGCTGGCCGCGGTGATCCTCTACACGTACCCGCTGTTCGTCGTCGCGTTGGCGTCCGTGTTCCTCGACGAGCAGGTCGGCGTCCGCACCGTCGCCGCGGCGGGGCTGTCGCTGGCGGGCGTCGTGCTCATCTCGTGGACCGGCGCGGCCGCGTTCGACCCGGTCGGCGCCGCCGCGACGCTCGGCGCCGCCGGGCTGTACGCCGCCTACATCGTCGTCTCGCGGGCGACGCTGGAGACGACCGACGAGCGCGTGCTCACCGCCTACGTCGCCCCGGCGGCGGCGGCGTCGCTCGCGGTCGTCGCGGTCGCGACCGACGCGGTGACGGTGCCGACGACGGCCGTCGGCTGGGGCGCCGTCGTCGCGCTCGGCGTCGTCGCCACCGCGTTCGCCGTCTTCGCGTTCTTCGCCGGGCTGACGCGGGTCGGTGCGGGCCGGGCGGGCGTGCTGTCGACGGCGGAGCCGACCGTCGCCGTCGCCCTCGGCGCGGTGTTCCTCTCGGAGCCGGTGACGCCCGCGATGTTGCTCGGGGGAGTGCTCGTGGTCGGCGGCGTCGTCCTCGTCCAGACGACCGCGGAGTGA
- a CDS encoding DUF6276 family protein — MNCPHCDAEPVAFAVPPDLHEHAPDAAAVASVCPNCLAVEAAPDADPAAEPAFDRVHDSFPDGAGGAAFALLIGTLPSIALNRSAARALRERAEREGVDTALAFDRLVEAARDAEVVPAFDLDRRVSQLGSLLDGPS, encoded by the coding sequence ATGAACTGCCCGCACTGTGACGCCGAGCCGGTCGCCTTCGCGGTCCCGCCGGATCTCCACGAGCACGCCCCCGACGCCGCCGCGGTCGCGAGCGTCTGTCCGAACTGCCTCGCCGTCGAGGCGGCGCCGGACGCCGACCCCGCCGCCGAACCGGCGTTCGACCGGGTCCACGACTCGTTCCCCGACGGCGCTGGCGGCGCGGCGTTCGCGCTCCTCATCGGCACGCTCCCCTCCATCGCGTTGAACAGATCCGCCGCCCGCGCCCTCCGCGAGCGCGCCGAACGCGAGGGCGTGGACACGGCGCTGGCGTTCGACCGGCTCGTGGAGGCGGCCCGCGACGCCGAGGTGGTCCCCGCGTTCGACCTCGACCGCCGGGTCAGCCAGCTCGGGTCGCTGCTCGACGGCCCGAGCTGA
- a CDS encoding V-type ATP synthase subunit D, producing the protein MAEDVKPTRKNLMEIEDRIDLSERGHDTLEQKRDGLIMEFMDILDQAQDVRDQLETDYETAQDKINKARAMEGDVAVRGAAAALKEHPEITTQSKNIMGVVVPQIESSKVRKNLDERGYGVLGSSARIDEAADAYEELIESIILAAEVETAMKKMLEEIETTKRRVNALEFKLLPELNENKEYIEQKLEEQEREEIFRLKKIKAKKEEEEKAEEAAAKAEAEALEAGVAESDD; encoded by the coding sequence ATGGCGGAGGACGTCAAGCCGACTCGGAAGAACCTGATGGAGATCGAGGACCGCATCGACCTCTCCGAACGGGGCCACGACACGCTCGAACAGAAGCGCGACGGGCTCATCATGGAGTTCATGGACATCCTCGACCAGGCGCAGGACGTCCGCGACCAGCTGGAGACCGACTACGAGACGGCCCAGGACAAGATCAACAAAGCGCGCGCGATGGAGGGCGACGTCGCCGTCCGCGGCGCCGCCGCGGCGCTGAAAGAGCACCCCGAGATCACGACCCAGTCGAAGAACATCATGGGCGTCGTCGTGCCTCAGATCGAGTCCTCGAAGGTGCGGAAGAACCTCGACGAGCGCGGCTACGGCGTGCTCGGCTCCTCCGCACGCATCGACGAGGCCGCCGACGCCTACGAGGAGCTGATCGAGTCGATCATCCTCGCGGCCGAGGTGGAGACGGCGATGAAGAAGATGCTCGAAGAGATCGAGACCACCAAGCGCCGCGTCAACGCCTTGGAGTTCAAGCTGCTCCCCGAACTCAACGAGAACAAAGAGTACATCGAGCAGAAGCTCGAGGAGCAAGAGCGCGAGGAGATCTTCCGCCTCAAGAAGATCAAAGCGAAGAAAGAAGAAGAGGAGAAGGCCGAGGAGGCCGCCGCGAAGGCGGAGGCCGAGGCACTCGAGGCCGGCGTCGCCGAGAGCGACGACTGA
- a CDS encoding ATP synthase subunit B: MKEYQTITEVSGPLVFAEVDEPIGYDEIVEIETPSGETKRGQVLESEEGIVAIQVFEGTTGIDRNASVRFLGETLKMPVTEDLLGRVMDGSGNPIDGGPEIVPDERRDIVGAAINPYSREYPEDFIQTGVSAIDGMNTLVRGQKLPIFSGSGLPHNDLALQIARQATVPEEEGEGDDDGSEFAVIFGAMGITQEEANEFMEDFERTGALERSVVFMNLADDPAVERTVTPRLALTTAEYLAFDKGYHVLVVLTDMTNYCEALREIGAAREEVPGRRGYPGYMYTDLAQLYERAGRLKDREGSVTQIPILTMPGDDDTHPIPDLTGYITEGQIMMDRPLHSQGIQPPVNVLPSLSRLMDDGIGEGLTRADHADVSDQMYAAYAEGEDLRDLVNIVGREALSERDNKYLDFADAFETEFVEQGFDTDRTIDETVELGWDLLSTLPKTELNRVDEDLIEEHYREDPTAAGDEAEEVSAD, from the coding sequence ATGAAAGAGTACCAGACAATCACGGAAGTCAGCGGCCCGCTGGTGTTCGCCGAGGTCGACGAGCCCATCGGCTACGACGAGATCGTCGAGATCGAGACGCCGAGCGGCGAGACGAAGCGCGGCCAGGTCCTCGAATCCGAGGAGGGCATCGTCGCCATCCAGGTGTTCGAGGGCACCACCGGGATCGACCGCAACGCGTCGGTCCGGTTCCTGGGCGAGACGCTGAAGATGCCCGTCACCGAGGACCTCCTCGGCCGGGTGATGGACGGCTCCGGCAACCCGATCGACGGCGGTCCGGAGATCGTCCCGGACGAACGGCGCGACATCGTCGGCGCCGCGATCAACCCGTACAGCCGCGAGTACCCCGAGGACTTCATCCAGACGGGCGTCTCCGCCATCGACGGGATGAACACGCTCGTGCGCGGCCAGAAGCTCCCGATCTTCTCCGGCTCGGGGCTGCCGCACAACGACCTCGCGCTCCAGATCGCCCGGCAGGCGACCGTGCCGGAGGAGGAGGGCGAGGGCGACGACGACGGGTCGGAGTTCGCGGTGATCTTCGGCGCGATGGGCATCACGCAGGAGGAGGCCAACGAGTTCATGGAGGACTTCGAGCGGACGGGCGCGCTGGAGCGCTCGGTCGTCTTCATGAACCTCGCGGACGACCCCGCCGTCGAGCGGACGGTCACGCCGCGGCTGGCCCTGACGACCGCCGAGTACCTCGCGTTCGACAAGGGGTACCACGTGCTCGTCGTCCTGACGGACATGACGAACTACTGCGAGGCGCTGCGCGAGATCGGCGCCGCCCGCGAGGAGGTGCCCGGCCGGCGTGGCTACCCCGGGTACATGTACACCGACCTGGCGCAGCTGTACGAGCGTGCCGGTCGCCTCAAGGACCGGGAGGGTTCGGTCACGCAGATCCCGATCCTCACGATGCCCGGCGACGACGACACCCACCCGATCCCTGACCTGACGGGGTACATCACGGAGGGGCAGATCATGATGGACCGGCCCCTGCACAGCCAGGGTATCCAGCCGCCGGTGAACGTGCTGCCCAGCCTGTCGCGCCTGATGGACGACGGGATCGGCGAGGGGCTGACCCGCGCCGACCACGCCGACGTCTCCGACCAGATGTACGCGGCGTACGCGGAAGGTGAGGACCTCCGCGACCTCGTGAACATCGTCGGCCGCGAGGCGCTGTCGGAGCGCGACAACAAGTACCTCGACTTCGCCGACGCGTTCGAGACGGAGTTCGTCGAGCAGGGGTTCGACACCGACCGCACGATCGACGAGACGGTCGAACTCGGCTGGGACCTGCTGTCGACGCTCCCGAAGACGGAGCTGAACCGCGTCGACGAGGACCTCATCGAGGAGCACTACCGCGAGGACCCCACGGCCGCCGGCGACGAGGCCGAGGAAGTCTCCGCGGACTGA